The Chryseolinea soli genome contains a region encoding:
- a CDS encoding SusC/RagA family TonB-linked outer membrane protein encodes MIKIYTFLALFVGTSTLLQAGNAGRKDALNEDRNAGRIANATALDTTIPPDEEPLAAALTAQAVQGVITSESGDPMPGVNVIEKGTSNGTTTDVEGKYALNVSGPDAVLLFTFIGYSSQEVRVGTQSAISLSLSPDVSTLQEVVVVGYGTQQKRDVTGATSTVKSDEIVKRPIMRVEQALQGTTPGVVVSSNSGQPGVPLSVRIRGSNSISGSNDPLYVIDGYIGGNIESINPNDIESLEILKDASATAIYGSRGSNGVVIITTKTGKEGAPRLNFSTWFSKAMIGKQLDLMNAYDFAKTVNLQQSQIGQGAAFSDAQLQALKENGGTDWQKELQQKPWIQNYQLDLNGGTSAVHYYFSFNHLNQPGLIVNQYYKRTTFRTNVDVKVNDRLDLKFKITALLPQSRNTKYQGDLTDPFSQANIWDPTSPIRNPATGEYVNNSSYGSTGFNPIAQARSQQEDVSTTNVTGMATLSYKIFKDLTFTSNNSYEIQSQFSDALRGPGTDPTSAFYASTSASRYRAYQNSNFLTYNHSFGEHSLTVTALYEQQNHLNRNLDGRSSKLSSYALGYYGLSLGQTQQINTGYWNDALQSYMGRVNYAFRQKYLLTASVRTDGSSHLVQKYSTFPSVAVGWNISRESFMQSSKLFADLKLRASYGKTGNQAVPPYSSIAQITTGGPHPSYYFDGNTPSVSTPLGAPVSTTLKWETSAQYDIGLDASFLEGRLTLTVDAYKKKISDLLYNYQAPFYMGGGYYQRNIGTVENKGLEFALRGTPVNTGKLKWNSFFTLSFNRNKVLDLGGLDNVQVGNIGSAQDGASLLRVGRPLGEFYGYEFLGTWKSSEADEAAKFGLLPGAAKYTDVNGDHAYNSADLKPIGNGTPKYSFGFINDVTYGNFTFSFMFQGTHGNQIYSQTMAYLWGGQGQAKNATTSDAMNMWSPTNETDNPSFGGNGKNFINSSRYVYNGSYIKLKNISISYHIPTDLLDKVKMKNLEVYVSSQNLFTITKFPGYDPEINNAQNAVTQGLEMGVIPNPRTYTIGLRAGF; translated from the coding sequence ATGATCAAAATCTACACGTTTTTGGCGCTCTTCGTTGGCACAAGTACCCTTCTGCAAGCCGGCAACGCCGGCCGGAAGGATGCTTTGAACGAAGATCGCAACGCGGGGCGGATCGCAAACGCGACTGCTCTTGACACTACGATTCCCCCCGATGAGGAGCCATTGGCCGCTGCACTGACGGCGCAGGCTGTGCAGGGGGTGATAACTTCTGAAAGCGGGGACCCCATGCCCGGCGTGAATGTGATTGAAAAAGGAACTTCCAATGGTACGACTACTGATGTGGAAGGAAAGTATGCGCTCAATGTGTCCGGACCGGATGCCGTATTGTTATTTACATTCATCGGGTATTCATCCCAGGAAGTGCGCGTTGGAACGCAATCGGCCATAAGCCTTTCACTTTCGCCCGATGTTTCCACTTTGCAAGAAGTGGTCGTTGTGGGTTATGGTACACAACAAAAGCGCGACGTTACCGGCGCTACCTCCACGGTTAAATCAGACGAAATTGTGAAACGCCCGATCATGCGCGTGGAGCAAGCCTTGCAGGGCACTACACCCGGGGTGGTCGTGAGCAGCAACAGCGGACAGCCCGGCGTTCCTTTGAGTGTGCGCATCCGCGGTTCGAATTCGATCAGCGGATCCAACGATCCTCTATACGTGATCGACGGCTATATCGGCGGCAACATCGAATCGATCAACCCGAATGATATAGAGTCATTGGAGATCCTGAAAGATGCGTCGGCCACGGCCATCTATGGTTCGCGCGGGTCGAACGGGGTGGTGATCATTACCACCAAAACCGGCAAAGAAGGAGCACCCCGACTCAACTTTAGCACGTGGTTCAGCAAGGCCATGATCGGCAAACAGCTGGATCTCATGAACGCCTACGATTTTGCCAAGACGGTAAACCTCCAACAATCGCAAATCGGCCAGGGTGCAGCATTCAGCGACGCACAACTGCAGGCGCTGAAAGAAAATGGTGGAACCGATTGGCAGAAAGAACTCCAGCAAAAACCCTGGATCCAAAATTACCAGCTCGATTTGAATGGAGGAACGTCGGCGGTGCATTACTATTTCTCATTCAACCACCTCAACCAACCGGGTCTCATTGTGAACCAGTACTACAAGCGTACCACGTTCCGTACCAACGTGGATGTGAAGGTGAACGACCGGCTGGACCTCAAATTCAAGATCACGGCGCTGCTTCCGCAAAGCCGCAACACAAAATACCAGGGCGATCTCACCGATCCATTCTCGCAAGCCAACATCTGGGACCCTACATCGCCCATCCGCAACCCGGCAACCGGCGAGTATGTGAACAACTCGTCTTATGGCTCCACAGGTTTCAACCCCATCGCGCAAGCGCGGAGTCAACAGGAAGATGTGTCGACCACCAACGTGACCGGTATGGCTACGTTGTCGTACAAAATCTTTAAAGACCTGACGTTTACGTCAAACAACAGTTATGAAATACAGTCGCAGTTCTCCGACGCCTTGCGTGGTCCGGGCACAGATCCTACGTCTGCTTTTTATGCCTCGACCTCGGCCAGCCGCTACAGGGCCTATCAGAACAGTAACTTCCTGACGTATAATCACAGTTTCGGAGAACATTCACTGACCGTAACGGCGCTGTATGAACAACAGAACCACTTGAACCGGAACCTGGATGGACGCTCATCGAAGTTGTCGAGCTATGCGCTTGGTTATTATGGACTGAGTCTTGGTCAGACACAACAGATCAACACCGGCTACTGGAACGACGCGTTGCAATCGTACATGGGTCGCGTGAACTATGCGTTCCGTCAGAAATATCTTTTGACGGCCAGTGTGCGTACAGATGGTTCGTCGCATTTGGTACAAAAGTATAGCACGTTTCCCTCCGTGGCCGTGGGGTGGAACATTTCCCGTGAGTCGTTTATGCAATCCTCCAAGCTGTTTGCTGATTTGAAATTGCGTGCCAGCTATGGTAAGACCGGCAACCAGGCCGTGCCTCCCTATTCTTCCATCGCCCAGATCACGACAGGTGGTCCGCACCCTTCCTACTATTTTGACGGCAACACACCCAGTGTATCCACACCGTTGGGCGCCCCGGTTTCAACGACTTTGAAATGGGAGACCTCTGCCCAATATGATATCGGTTTGGACGCATCGTTCCTGGAAGGCCGCTTGACGCTGACCGTGGATGCGTATAAGAAGAAAATCTCCGACTTGTTGTATAATTACCAGGCACCCTTCTACATGGGCGGTGGCTACTACCAGCGCAACATCGGAACGGTGGAAAACAAAGGTCTCGAATTCGCGCTGCGCGGAACGCCTGTGAACACGGGCAAATTGAAATGGAACAGCTTCTTCACACTCTCCTTTAACCGCAACAAGGTGCTTGACCTGGGTGGATTGGACAACGTGCAAGTGGGTAACATCGGCTCGGCACAAGACGGCGCCTCGCTGTTACGTGTAGGAAGACCGTTGGGTGAGTTCTACGGATACGAGTTCCTGGGAACCTGGAAAAGCAGCGAAGCCGACGAAGCAGCCAAATTTGGATTGTTGCCCGGCGCCGCTAAATACACCGACGTCAATGGCGACCATGCTTACAACTCGGCCGATCTGAAGCCCATCGGAAACGGTACGCCGAAGTATTCCTTTGGTTTTATTAACGACGTGACCTATGGCAACTTCACCTTCAGCTTTATGTTCCAGGGTACGCATGGCAACCAGATCTATTCGCAAACCATGGCTTACCTGTGGGGCGGACAAGGACAAGCCAAAAATGCTACAACCAGCGATGCGATGAACATGTGGTCGCCTACGAACGAGACCGACAATCCCTCGTTTGGTGGCAATGGCAAGAACTTCATCAACAGCAGCCGCTACGTGTATAACGGCAGCTACATCAAGTTGAAGAACATTTCGATATCGTATCACATACCGACGGATCTGCTCGACAAAGTGAAGATGAAGAACCTGGAAGTGTATGTGAGCAGCCAGAACCTCTTCACGATCACAAAGTTCCCAGGCTATGATCCCGAAATCAACAACGCTCAGAACGCGGTAACACAAGGCCTCGAAATGGGTGTGATCCCCAACCCGAGAACGTACACCATCGGTTTGAGAGCCGGCTTCTAA
- a CDS encoding glycoside hydrolase family 71/99-like protein, which yields MKRQILFLIFLATAPFAFGQSKHNPKTLYPTYNGLVMAGYQGWFRAAGDGSQARHYAYGDESRSSIDAWPDVSEYEKTYETPFKLPNGSKAKFFSSVDKSTVDLHFKWMQQYGVDGVFMQRFFDDTRDNNRKKESSAILTNAMEAATKYKRAIAVMYDLSGLKGSGEDCSSIIEDWKYLVDQLRVTSQKENNTYLHHNGKPLVVIWGVGFPDRPYNIRNIGLERLMNFLKNDPVYGNCSVMLGVPTAWRELNADCLPDPYLHDLIRAADLVLPWTVQRFSPLLHNDMDRYRDLMLADMKWCEDNRVGYVPCVYPGFSWHNLSVHAFPDDIKPVASIPRQGGRFYWQLISTALNTGAKMLYVAMFDEVNEGTAIFKVTDTPPVGGATQFMDLDHKPSDHYLWLTGEAAKMLRGEKPLTFTLPERK from the coding sequence ATGAAACGACAAATACTTTTTCTAATATTCCTTGCGACAGCACCTTTTGCTTTTGGCCAATCCAAACACAATCCCAAAACTTTATATCCCACTTACAACGGCCTGGTCATGGCCGGCTACCAAGGATGGTTTCGGGCGGCCGGCGACGGCAGCCAAGCCCGGCACTATGCCTACGGCGACGAGAGCCGTTCGAGCATCGACGCATGGCCCGACGTTTCGGAATATGAAAAAACTTACGAAACCCCCTTCAAGCTTCCGAACGGATCAAAAGCAAAGTTCTTCAGCTCGGTGGATAAAAGCACGGTGGATCTGCATTTCAAATGGATGCAACAATACGGCGTAGACGGCGTGTTCATGCAACGCTTCTTTGACGACACCCGCGATAATAACCGGAAAAAAGAATCGTCTGCTATTCTGACGAACGCTATGGAGGCGGCGACGAAATATAAGCGTGCCATCGCCGTCATGTACGATCTCTCGGGATTGAAAGGATCGGGAGAAGATTGCTCCTCTATTATCGAGGATTGGAAATATTTGGTGGATCAGCTTCGCGTTACCAGTCAGAAAGAAAACAATACGTATCTGCATCACAACGGCAAGCCGCTGGTGGTGATCTGGGGCGTGGGCTTTCCCGACCGGCCGTATAACATCCGGAACATCGGGTTGGAGCGTCTGATGAACTTTTTAAAGAATGACCCCGTCTATGGCAATTGTTCTGTGATGCTGGGCGTGCCCACGGCATGGCGCGAATTGAATGCCGATTGTTTGCCCGATCCCTATCTGCACGATCTCATCCGGGCCGCTGACTTAGTGTTGCCCTGGACCGTGCAGCGCTTCTCTCCGTTGCTGCACAATGACATGGATCGTTACCGTGACCTGATGCTAGCCGATATGAAATGGTGTGAAGACAATCGCGTCGGCTACGTGCCCTGTGTATACCCGGGTTTTAGCTGGCACAATCTCAGTGTGCATGCTTTCCCCGACGACATCAAGCCGGTGGCTTCCATTCCGCGTCAGGGAGGAAGGTTCTATTGGCAACTGATCTCCACCGCCCTGAACACCGGCGCGAAGATGCTGTATGTGGCCATGTTCGACGAAGTAAACGAGGGCACTGCTATTTTCAAGGTGACCGATACCCCACCCGTGGGGGGTGCGACGCAATTCATGGACCTGGATCACAAACCCTCCGACCATTATCTCTGGCTCACCGGCGAGGCAGCGAAAATGTTGAGGGGCGAAAAGCCGCTCACTTTTACACTACCGGAACGGAAATGA
- a CDS encoding GDSL-type esterase/lipase family protein, translating to MIARVYILMIGMLSTLLSVSFTCAQPSRKVSIACIGASITYGAGLEDREKQSYPAQLQNLLGDHYTVTNYGVNSTTLLRQGDHPYWSTKAYASALASNPDIVFIDLGGNDSKLVNRVNAGALEQDGRDLIQSFRQLPSHPRVILLLPIVSFVTDTMEIWDAAIVKTIIPHLRNVAFDAGCEVLDMHPLLLNQSAYMPDKIHPDAVGALMMAKRLHAFLTQDYDERFDIFKTLKPENLQSFYGYACSEFTMEGHPCKIVQPKRAAKHHPWIWRARFWGHEPQTDIALLERGFHVVYCDVAELFGNAEAVQRWNTFYETLTKNGLFRKVALEGMSRGAVYCYNWAAANPDKVVCVYVDNPVLDLKSWPGSQRTKTERPEWEMFKKDFGLVSDEAALAFQGSPIDKVALIVNGHYPLLHVCGDADRDVPMIENTTPFEQKVKALHGDITVIHKPGFAHHPHSLPDPSPIVDFIMTAWNTYR from the coding sequence ATGATCGCGCGTGTCTACATTTTAATGATTGGAATGCTGTCGACGCTGCTTTCCGTTTCGTTTACCTGCGCCCAGCCCAGCCGTAAGGTCAGCATCGCTTGCATTGGCGCTAGCATCACGTATGGCGCCGGTCTTGAGGATCGCGAAAAGCAATCCTATCCCGCGCAACTTCAAAACCTGTTGGGTGACCATTATACCGTGACCAATTATGGTGTGAACAGCACTACGCTCCTACGGCAGGGCGATCATCCTTATTGGAGCACAAAAGCATACGCGTCAGCACTGGCCAGCAATCCCGACATCGTGTTCATCGACTTAGGTGGAAACGACAGTAAGCTGGTGAATCGCGTAAACGCCGGTGCGCTGGAACAGGATGGCCGGGACCTCATTCAATCCTTTCGACAGCTTCCCTCGCACCCGCGCGTTATTTTGCTGTTACCGATCGTCTCGTTTGTGACGGACACGATGGAAATCTGGGATGCCGCCATCGTGAAAACCATCATCCCGCATTTGCGCAACGTTGCGTTCGATGCGGGCTGCGAGGTATTGGATATGCATCCGTTATTATTGAACCAATCCGCGTACATGCCGGATAAAATACATCCCGACGCCGTGGGGGCGTTGATGATGGCAAAACGGCTTCACGCTTTTCTCACCCAAGACTATGACGAGCGTTTCGATATTTTCAAAACGCTAAAACCCGAAAACCTTCAATCGTTTTATGGTTATGCGTGTTCGGAATTCACAATGGAAGGGCATCCCTGCAAGATCGTCCAGCCTAAACGCGCTGCGAAGCATCATCCGTGGATTTGGCGCGCGCGCTTTTGGGGTCACGAACCGCAAACGGACATTGCTTTGCTGGAGCGAGGATTTCACGTGGTCTACTGTGATGTAGCCGAATTGTTCGGCAACGCCGAAGCTGTGCAGCGCTGGAATACATTTTACGAGACGCTCACAAAGAACGGACTCTTTCGCAAAGTAGCGCTGGAAGGCATGAGCCGAGGCGCGGTGTACTGCTATAACTGGGCCGCCGCAAATCCGGACAAAGTAGTATGTGTTTATGTGGACAATCCGGTGCTGGACCTGAAGAGTTGGCCGGGCAGTCAGCGAACCAAAACCGAGCGACCGGAGTGGGAGATGTTCAAAAAAGATTTTGGGCTGGTTTCGGATGAGGCGGCGCTGGCGTTTCAAGGAAGCCCCATCGACAAGGTAGCGCTGATCGTAAACGGACATTATCCGCTGTTGCACGTTTGCGGTGATGCGGACCGCGATGTACCCATGATCGAAAACACGACCCCTTTCGAACAAAAGGTAAAGGCGCTTCATGGCGATATCACGGTGATCCACAAACCAGGCTTCGCACATCATCCGCACAGCCTTCCGGATCCAAGCCCCATCGTCGATTTTATTATGACGGCGTGGAATACGTACCGGTAG
- a CDS encoding GH92 family glycosyl hydrolase, with the protein MALRVLFSFLTLAALVALPQHPAKAQQKKPQGKIALVNPFIGTGGHGHTFPGAVVPFGMVQLSPDTRLNGWDACAGYHASDPVILGFSHTHLSGTGIGDYGDILFMPVAGQPWLNQGTADNPESGYCSRKVEGSEAATPGYYRVTLKDDNITAELTATTRAGMHQYTYPAGTNPGLIIDVGHTLQSHQNAENLIEIVNDHEIRGHKFTRGWAREHHVYFHAVFSQPFTYRLASGDAYATSSQSSINAAGAKAVLKFENLKDRQLQVRVGISAVDMEGARNNVMNEIPDWNFAKVKDNAAAAWTEWLNKVDLQGGTPDQQTIFYTALYHSAISPNLYTDWDGRYRGLDKKIHTAEKGSESYTVFSLWDTFRAFHPLMTIINPSRNEAWVRTLITKYEQDGVLPMWELAANETGTMIGYHSASVIADAYVKGNRNFNVQKAYEGLLRAPHFDTVSVHFPDAEIKNNVMPVGKYYNETLGFIPCDKDNESVSKALEYAYDDWCIAQMAKGLGKTKDYEKFMERSRRYAKYFDKRVGFMRGVNADGSWKTPFNPRFSNHRRDEYVEGNSWQWSWFVPHDIDGLMALHGGRKPFIQKLDSLFSVQSDIEGNNSSADITGLVGQYAHGNEPSHHIAYLYNYVGQPWKTQELADKILNTLYFNDANGLSGNEDCGQMSAWYILSSLGIYQVSPGDPTYTLGRPLFSEAKVHLENGKTFVVKAQNNSVVNKYVTKVSLNGTPLKTPFITHEDILKGGTLEFVMSAHPTITP; encoded by the coding sequence ATGGCCCTGAGAGTGTTGTTTTCTTTTTTGACGTTGGCTGCCCTCGTGGCCCTGCCCCAACATCCCGCGAAAGCGCAACAGAAAAAGCCGCAAGGCAAAATCGCGCTCGTCAACCCTTTCATTGGTACCGGTGGCCACGGCCACACATTTCCCGGCGCCGTTGTCCCTTTTGGTATGGTGCAGCTGAGTCCCGACACGCGCTTGAATGGCTGGGACGCCTGCGCCGGTTACCACGCGTCTGATCCGGTCATCCTCGGATTTTCGCATACCCACCTGAGCGGCACCGGCATTGGCGATTACGGCGACATTTTATTTATGCCCGTAGCCGGACAACCCTGGCTAAACCAAGGCACGGCCGACAACCCGGAGAGCGGCTATTGCTCCCGTAAGGTGGAGGGGTCGGAGGCGGCCACGCCAGGTTATTACCGTGTCACCCTCAAAGACGACAACATCACCGCCGAGCTCACCGCTACCACGCGCGCCGGCATGCACCAGTATACGTATCCTGCAGGGACCAACCCAGGCCTGATCATCGATGTGGGCCACACCTTGCAAAGCCATCAAAACGCGGAGAATCTCATCGAAATCGTGAACGACCACGAAATACGGGGCCACAAGTTCACCCGCGGATGGGCCCGCGAACATCATGTTTACTTTCACGCGGTGTTCTCGCAACCCTTCACCTACCGGCTGGCGTCCGGCGATGCCTATGCCACCTCATCCCAATCCAGCATAAATGCCGCAGGCGCCAAAGCCGTCTTGAAATTTGAAAACCTGAAAGATCGTCAATTGCAGGTACGTGTTGGCATCTCGGCGGTGGACATGGAAGGCGCCCGCAACAACGTGATGAACGAAATTCCGGACTGGAACTTTGCGAAGGTAAAAGATAACGCCGCAGCCGCCTGGACCGAATGGCTGAACAAAGTTGATCTGCAAGGCGGCACGCCCGACCAGCAGACCATTTTCTACACGGCCTTGTACCACTCCGCCATCAGCCCCAACCTGTACACGGATTGGGATGGACGATACCGGGGCCTGGACAAGAAAATCCACACGGCCGAAAAAGGATCGGAGAGTTATACCGTGTTTTCGCTATGGGACACCTTCCGCGCCTTTCACCCGTTGATGACCATCATCAACCCCTCGCGCAACGAAGCTTGGGTGAGGACGCTCATCACAAAATATGAACAAGACGGCGTGCTGCCCATGTGGGAACTGGCCGCCAACGAAACGGGCACTATGATCGGCTACCACTCCGCGTCGGTCATTGCCGATGCCTATGTGAAAGGCAATCGCAACTTCAATGTGCAGAAAGCCTACGAAGGTTTGTTGCGTGCACCGCACTTCGACACCGTGTCCGTCCATTTTCCCGATGCCGAAATAAAAAACAATGTGATGCCCGTGGGCAAGTACTACAACGAGACGTTGGGTTTTATTCCGTGCGACAAAGACAATGAGTCGGTGAGCAAAGCGCTGGAGTATGCCTATGACGATTGGTGCATTGCGCAAATGGCGAAAGGCCTGGGCAAAACCAAGGACTATGAAAAATTTATGGAGCGATCGCGGCGCTACGCAAAATATTTTGACAAACGCGTCGGCTTCATGCGGGGCGTGAATGCCGATGGTTCGTGGAAGACACCGTTCAACCCGCGTTTCTCGAATCACCGCCGCGACGAATATGTGGAGGGGAACTCCTGGCAGTGGTCGTGGTTTGTACCCCACGACATCGATGGCCTCATGGCGCTGCACGGCGGCCGGAAGCCGTTCATTCAAAAACTCGACAGTTTGTTTTCCGTGCAATCGGATATCGAGGGCAACAATTCTTCGGCCGACATTACGGGTTTGGTTGGGCAGTATGCGCATGGCAACGAGCCCAGTCACCACATTGCCTATCTCTATAATTATGTAGGCCAGCCTTGGAAGACCCAGGAGCTTGCCGATAAAATCCTGAACACGCTTTATTTCAACGACGCCAATGGTTTATCCGGGAACGAAGACTGTGGACAGATGTCGGCATGGTATATTCTGAGCAGCCTGGGAATTTACCAGGTGAGCCCGGGTGATCCAACGTACACCTTGGGCCGTCCCCTGTTCAGCGAAGCAAAGGTGCATCTCGAAAATGGGAAGACCTTTGTGGTGAAAGCGCAGAACAACAGTGTGGTTAATAAATACGTCACCAAAGTGAGCTTGAACGGGACGCCGCTCAAAACCCCGTTCATCACACACGAGGATATTTTAAAGGGAGGCACGTTGGAATTTGTCATGTCGGCGCATCCCACCATCACGCCCTGA
- a CDS encoding RagB/SusD family nutrient uptake outer membrane protein — translation MNKKYFIPFAYVGLLALASCQDLSEDPKANLTPQTYFKTQSDLDAAVSAIYVQFAIDGAYGFTSRMTSYFGADDLTTDPALNKADFRDFDRLAGGSGNSSMVAEWSGPWQGIYQANNVLTNYAKVESSEDAKNASAGQAYFLRAWGYYNLVRTFGPVPLITGPIDVNARPDRAPVADIYASIISDLEAAKSLLPVKFDGAPGKANQMAARALLADVYLTMAGWPLNQTSNYALAVQEAQGVMDGTYTLLDDYATVFSTNNHSESIFALQYNVAGGTPQRSFGSSSVPLEEVALNGSSGWDDYYPEINFYLNAPKCERTDETFYTTIKLRQADNVTYKLVNWDAEETHARHPYFKKFRAGLNGDGVSETANSIITMNPSTNKALDIIRYPMVLLDFAEAKAMSTGPDQAAYDAINAVRHRAGLKDLTTGLSATAFRDSVVYERAYEFAGEFGIRWFDIVRLQLLPQVIAARSDKENAINTSGNLNDKYLAPIPQNEMYRNPLWQQNDGY, via the coding sequence ATGAACAAGAAATATTTCATACCCTTCGCCTACGTCGGGCTGCTGGCCCTGGCAAGTTGCCAGGACCTGAGCGAAGACCCGAAAGCGAATCTTACGCCTCAGACTTATTTTAAAACGCAATCCGATCTCGATGCGGCCGTGTCCGCGATCTACGTACAGTTCGCCATCGACGGCGCTTATGGATTCACCAGCCGCATGACCTCATACTTCGGTGCAGACGATTTGACTACGGATCCCGCCCTGAATAAAGCCGACTTTCGTGACTTCGACCGTCTTGCCGGAGGCAGTGGAAACAGCAGCATGGTGGCCGAGTGGTCGGGTCCTTGGCAAGGCATTTACCAAGCCAACAACGTACTCACGAACTATGCGAAAGTAGAATCCTCCGAAGACGCAAAGAACGCGTCTGCAGGGCAAGCATACTTTCTAAGAGCATGGGGCTATTACAACCTCGTGCGCACGTTTGGTCCCGTGCCGCTCATCACTGGCCCGATCGACGTGAATGCACGTCCCGACCGTGCGCCGGTTGCCGACATCTATGCATCCATCATCAGCGATCTGGAAGCCGCAAAATCTTTGTTGCCGGTGAAGTTCGATGGTGCTCCGGGTAAAGCCAACCAGATGGCTGCACGCGCGCTGCTGGCTGACGTGTATCTTACGATGGCCGGCTGGCCGCTGAACCAAACCAGCAACTATGCACTGGCTGTACAAGAAGCGCAAGGCGTGATGGACGGCACCTACACGTTGCTGGATGACTACGCCACGGTATTCTCCACCAACAATCACTCGGAGTCGATCTTTGCCTTGCAGTACAACGTGGCTGGTGGAACACCCCAACGCAGCTTCGGTTCTTCGTCTGTTCCCCTGGAGGAAGTAGCATTGAATGGTTCCAGCGGATGGGATGATTACTATCCTGAGATCAACTTCTATCTGAACGCACCGAAGTGTGAACGCACCGATGAAACGTTTTACACCACGATCAAATTGCGCCAAGCCGATAATGTAACGTATAAACTGGTGAACTGGGATGCTGAGGAAACCCACGCCCGTCACCCGTATTTCAAAAAGTTCCGTGCAGGCCTTAACGGCGATGGCGTATCCGAGACTGCTAACTCCATCATCACCATGAACCCCAGCACCAACAAAGCGCTCGACATCATCCGCTATCCCATGGTATTGCTGGATTTTGCCGAAGCCAAGGCCATGTCTACCGGCCCCGACCAGGCGGCCTACGATGCCATCAACGCCGTGCGCCACCGCGCAGGTCTGAAGGATCTCACCACCGGATTGTCCGCTACCGCGTTTCGTGATTCTGTGGTCTACGAACGCGCCTACGAATTTGCCGGAGAGTTCGGTATCCGCTGGTTCGACATCGTGCGACTGCAATTGCTGCCACAAGTTATTGCCGCCCGGAGCGACAAAGAAAATGCGATCAACACCTCGGGCAACCTAAACGACAAATATCTCGCACCGATCCCTCAGAATGAGATGTACAGAAATCCACTCTGGCAACAGAATGATGGGTATTGA